A part of Perca fluviatilis chromosome 15, GENO_Pfluv_1.0, whole genome shotgun sequence genomic DNA contains:
- the LOC120574436 gene encoding uncharacterized protein LOC120574436, with translation MQWTCKQCNFSTEKRGQLLKHYRLKHGGFTRQQPIPCLHNDCLCTFKSFNALKVHLSVWHCQSNIGQASKPTVVFHCQLCEYTEPCTEEEFFTHLRRHLKLKQKVLCPYDGCDFHSNVYSTFNAHKSRVHKGSATTHFKTGIVSNIKHQDQLTEVENDISSQDDTECEFEESVGDIQDLESQLERNLAALFLKMQTILHISESATQEVIQQINQIHLLSQPLLHSKVQEIISQHCGDVDNSIVSDVVNAVSQTNVLLKFTSTGGSLSTASRRASYIQQEFPLVMPVEFRLDRDSSVVYVPTLKMLQALLRNKDILDKALHVECGASPEGYHSFRDGSHFKENVLLNVEEFRIALGLYIDDFEVANPLGTSKKKHKLCAVYWVLANLDSKYRSALHSIQLALLCKVKTVKEHGYAEVLRPLIQDLVTLEEHGVYVEQLAESVKGTVLYVAADNLGAHALAGFQESFAAHLFCRFCMCKKDDIQDKEVRSGLHQPRTRADHDRHVQEVIHDHTMARHLGVKRGCPLNENLKHFHVVDGFPPDILHDFLEGIVPAEMSLCLQDFMTKKYVSLDCLNKAIKQFPYVLR, from the coding sequence ATGCAGTGGACCTGTAAGCAGTGTAATTTTTCTACAGAAAAAAGAGGacagttgttaaaacactaTCGCCTAAAACATGGAGGCTTTACTCGGCAACAGCCAATACCATGTCTTCATAACGATTGCTTGTGCACTTTCAAATCTTTTAATGCACTCAAAGTGCATTTATCGGTTTGGCACTGTCAATCAAACATTGGACAAGCAAGTAAACCCACAGTTGTATTTCACTGCCAATTATGTGAATACACAGAGCCCTGCACTGAAGAAGAGTTTTTCACACACTTGCGCAGACATTTAAAACTTAAGCAAAAAGTTCTGTGTCCATACGACGGCTGTGATTTTCACAGCAATGTGTACTCAACATTTAATGCACACAAAAGTAGGGTACACAAAGGGAGTGctacaacacattttaaaaccggAATTGTatcaaacattaaacatcaaGATCAATTGACTGAAGTGGAGAATGATATTTCCTCACAGGATGACACTGAGTGTGAATTTGAAGAATCTGTAGGTGACATACAGGACTTGGAAAGTCAGCTGGAACGTAACCTTGCCgctttgtttttgaaaatgcaAACAATCCTGCATATATCAGAAAGTGCTACACAAGAAGTTATTCAGCAGATCAATCAGATCCACTTACTTTCACAGCCATTACTTCACAGTAAAGTCCAGGAGATTATCAGTCAGCATTGTGGTGACGTGGATAATTCCATTGTGAGTGACGTTGTAAATGCAGTTTCACAAACTAATGTCCTGCTGAAATTCACCTCTACAGGAGGATCCTTATCAACAGCTAGCAGGAGAGCATCTTATATACAGCAAGAATTTCCTCTTGTTATGCCAGTTGAGTTTCGTCTTGACAGAGATAGTTCTGTTGTATATGTCCCCACACTGAAAATGTTGCAGGCTTTGTTAAGAAATAAGGATATTCTGGATAAGGCGCTGCATGTAGAATGTGGTGCTTCACCAGAAGGATACCACTCATTCAGAGATGGCtctcattttaaagaaaatgttcttttgAATGTGGAAGAATTTAGGATTGCTCTTGGGCTATATATAGATGATTTTGAGGTTGCTAATCCACTGGGAACAtccaagaaaaaacacaaactatGTGCAGTATATTGGGTACTTGCTAATCTTGACTCCAAATATCGGTCAGCTCTCCACTCTATACAACTTGCACTTTTATGTAAGGTCAAGACTGTGAAGGAACATGGCTATGCAGAAGTTCTTCGTCCTCTCATTCAGGATCTTGTTACTCTTGAGGAACACGGTGTGTATGTTGAACAGCTAGCAGAAAGTGTTAAAGGAACTGTATTGTATGTAGCAGCAGACAACTTGGGGGCTCACGCTTTGGCAGGATTCCAGGAGAGTTTTGCAGCACATCTCTTTTGTCGGTTTTGTATGTGTAAGAAAGATGACATACAGGATAAGGAGGTCAGGTCAGGTCTACACCAGCCAAGGACAAGAGCGGACCACGACAGACATGTGCAAGAGGTTATACATGACCATACTATGGCCAGACATCTTGGTGTAAAAAGAGGGTGTCCACTGAATGAAAACTTGAAACACTTTCATGTGGTGGATGGTTTTCCACCTGACATTCTGCATGACTTTTTAGAGGGTATAGTACCAGCAGAAATGTCACTCTGTCTTCAGGATTTTATGACCAAGAAGTATGTTTCTTTGGACTGTTTGAATAAGGCTATTAAGCAGTTTCCTTACGTTCTCAGATAA